A region of Geothrix edaphica DNA encodes the following proteins:
- a CDS encoding glutamine synthetase III, whose protein sequence is MAKAPAPDTSSISRLDQLKISQYFGCNTFSERTMRDRLQKDVYKAYRQALKRGEALSPEVAKSVAQAMKDWALEQGCTHFTHWFLPMTGATAEKHDAFIAWDEPGQVIERFSGGQLIQGEPDASSFPSGGLRATFEARGYTAWDPASPAFLMEGPLGKTLCIPTAFVGYHGEALDHKVPLLRSMDVLSRQAVEGLAHFGVKANSVIAQCGPEQEYFAVDLELAQQRPDLMFANRTLQGAKPPKGQELEDHYFGSIKERVLGFMQEVELECFKLGIPAKTRHNEVAPNQFEIAPIYEAANIASDHNQLLMELLKSVGERHGLAILLHEKPFAGVNGSGKHVNWSLATDEGQNLLEPGQTPEENLQFLYFLSATLKAIHTHGGLLRAAIASAGNDHRLGANEAPPAIMSAFLGAQLSHILDAIEKGDAADASTQRILDLGIGNLPRIEKDATDRNRTSPFAFTGNKFEFRAVGSSQPIALPLTVINAAVAEALEGLNAKLDVEIKSGKEHKAAVLSVVRQAIIETKAIRFEGNGYAEEWKVEAERRGLPHAKDTVAALHIWEAAAAKAVFSKPGILSEGELESRIHIRHEQYQKAIAIETQVLREMAETQILPSITADLGARAKSLGRLAAVGIAVPETLKAALQAQATLAGEAQARLSAMKTALAEADALEDLHARTEAFGKKVNEAKHALREVLDHLEEACDADLWPLPKYWQLLSPLL, encoded by the coding sequence ATGGCCAAGGCGCCGGCGCCAGACACTTCCAGCATCTCACGGCTGGATCAGCTCAAGATCAGCCAGTACTTCGGCTGCAACACGTTCAGCGAGCGCACCATGCGCGACCGGCTGCAGAAGGATGTCTACAAGGCCTACCGCCAGGCGCTGAAGCGCGGCGAGGCCCTGTCGCCCGAAGTGGCCAAGAGCGTCGCCCAGGCCATGAAGGATTGGGCCCTGGAGCAGGGCTGCACCCACTTCACCCACTGGTTCCTGCCCATGACCGGCGCCACGGCCGAGAAGCACGACGCCTTCATCGCCTGGGACGAGCCGGGCCAGGTCATCGAGCGCTTCAGCGGCGGCCAGCTCATCCAGGGCGAGCCCGACGCCAGCTCCTTCCCCAGCGGCGGCCTGCGCGCCACCTTCGAGGCCCGCGGCTACACGGCCTGGGATCCCGCCAGCCCGGCCTTCCTCATGGAAGGGCCCCTGGGCAAGACGCTCTGCATCCCCACCGCCTTCGTCGGGTACCACGGCGAGGCCCTGGACCACAAGGTGCCCCTGCTGCGCTCCATGGACGTCCTGTCCCGGCAGGCCGTCGAGGGCCTGGCCCACTTCGGCGTGAAGGCCAATTCCGTCATTGCGCAGTGCGGTCCCGAACAGGAGTACTTCGCCGTGGACCTGGAGCTGGCCCAGCAGCGGCCGGACCTCATGTTCGCCAACCGCACCCTCCAGGGTGCCAAGCCCCCCAAGGGCCAGGAGCTGGAGGACCACTACTTCGGCAGCATCAAGGAGCGCGTCCTCGGCTTCATGCAGGAGGTCGAGCTGGAGTGCTTCAAGCTGGGCATCCCCGCCAAGACCCGCCACAACGAGGTGGCCCCCAACCAGTTCGAGATCGCGCCCATCTACGAGGCCGCCAACATCGCCAGCGACCACAACCAGCTGCTCATGGAGCTGCTCAAGTCCGTGGGTGAGCGGCACGGCCTGGCCATCCTGCTCCACGAAAAGCCCTTCGCCGGCGTCAACGGCAGCGGCAAGCACGTGAACTGGAGCCTGGCCACGGACGAGGGCCAGAACCTGCTGGAGCCCGGCCAGACGCCCGAGGAGAACCTGCAGTTCCTCTACTTCCTCAGCGCCACGCTGAAGGCCATCCACACCCACGGCGGCCTGCTCCGCGCTGCCATCGCCAGCGCCGGCAACGACCACCGCCTGGGCGCCAACGAGGCGCCGCCGGCCATCATGTCCGCCTTCCTCGGCGCCCAGCTCAGCCACATCCTCGACGCCATCGAGAAGGGGGACGCGGCGGATGCCTCCACCCAGCGTATCCTCGATCTCGGCATCGGCAACCTGCCCCGCATCGAGAAGGATGCCACGGACCGGAACCGCACCAGTCCCTTCGCCTTCACGGGCAACAAGTTCGAGTTCCGCGCCGTGGGCTCCAGCCAGCCCATCGCGCTGCCCCTGACCGTGATCAACGCCGCCGTGGCCGAGGCGCTTGAAGGCCTCAACGCCAAGCTCGACGTCGAGATCAAGTCCGGCAAGGAGCACAAGGCCGCCGTCCTGTCCGTCGTGCGCCAGGCCATCATCGAGACCAAGGCCATCCGCTTCGAGGGCAACGGCTACGCCGAGGAGTGGAAGGTCGAGGCCGAGCGCCGCGGCCTGCCCCACGCCAAGGACACCGTGGCCGCACTCCACATCTGGGAGGCCGCCGCGGCCAAGGCCGTGTTCTCCAAGCCGGGCATCCTGTCCGAGGGCGAGTTGGAGTCCCGCATCCACATCCGCCACGAGCAGTACCAGAAGGCCATCGCCATCGAGACCCAGGTCCTGCGCGAGATGGCGGAGACCCAGATCCTGCCCTCCATCACCGCCGACCTCGGGGCCAGGGCCAAGAGCCTCGGGCGGCTGGCTGCCGTCGGCATCGCGGTGCCCGAGACCCTGAAGGCCGCCCTCCAGGCCCAGGCCACCCTGGCCGGCGAGGCCCAGGCGCGTCTTTCCGCGATGAAGACGGCCCTGGCCGAGGCCGACGCCCTTGAGGACCTGCACGCCCGCACCGAGGCCTTCGGCAAGAAGGTCAATGAGGCCAAGCACGCCCTCCGGGAGGTGCTGGACCACCTGGAAGAGGCCTGCGACGCGGACCTCTGGCCCCTGCCCAAGTACTGGCAGCTGCTGTCTCCGCTGCTTTAG